One Aegilops tauschii subsp. strangulata cultivar AL8/78 chromosome 7, Aet v6.0, whole genome shotgun sequence genomic window carries:
- the LOC109731965 gene encoding uncharacterized protein gives MSNLKDERTKMFPSTTRGGKELPSSSALDSPSVLSKFATPKPAFAINSDMSHVIDDATSAMHDTYDETTSMLDTTVTLGEFLDEQLARARENEIIETDNIDESDDEDSPPRYEFHVVPEGYVMDEETARYFLACNDRYDFKKLLAKLKEKSLNARMKYDPAFATSPICIFDKDYDFSVNPEIITLVESDPCNGSESKTIVAHLTKLNDIATLFTNDEKTRYYYILKLFPFSLKGDAKTWFNSLDPGCVRSPQDMIYYFSAKYFPAHKKQAALREIYNFVQIEEESLPQAWGRLLRLLNALPDHPLKKNEILDIFYNGLTDASRDHLDSCAGCVFRERTVNQAELLLNNMMSNENNWTLPEPTPKPAPKKRGILFLRPEDMQEANKSMKEKGIKAEDVKNLPPIEEIHGLDNPTQVVKVNSLYRFDEGDIPCYKSASQCLDEFDNFIVKQENFNAYVGRQLKRNAYMIEHLSSYMSSV, from the coding sequence atgagcaACTTaaaagacgaaagaactaagatgtttccctcaactacgaggggaggtaaggaactgccatctagctctgcacttgattcaccttctgttttaagTAAGTTTGCGACGCCTAAACCTGCTtttgctattaattctgatatgtcgcatgttattgatgatgccacttctgctatgcatgatacttatgatgaaactacttctatgcttgatactactgtgacattaggtgaatttcttgatgaacaacttgctagggctagagagaatgaaattattgaaactgataatattgatgaaagtgatgatgaagattctccccctagatatgaatttcatgttgtgcctgagggttatgttatggacgaagaaactgctagatattttcttgcttgcaatgatagatatgattttaagaaattattagctaagctgaaagaaaagtctttgaatgctagaatgaaatatgaccctgcttttgctacttcacctatctgtattttcgataaggattatgatttctctgtcaaccctgagataattactttggttgaatctgatccttgtAATGGCTCTGAATCtaaaactattgtggcacatcttactaaattaaatgatatagccaccctattcactaatgatgagaaaactcgctactactatatccttaaattatttccgttctcattaaagggtgatgctaaaacatggtttaattctcttgatcctggttgtgtgcgtagtccccaggatatgatttattacttctctgctaaatatttccccgctcataagaaacaagctgccttaagggaaatatataattttgtgcaaattgaagaagagagtctcccacaagcttgggggaggcttctccgattacttaatgctttgcctgatcatcctctcaagaaaaatgaaatacttgatatcttttataatggactaactgatgcttccagagaccacctggatagttgtgctggttgtgttttcagggaaagaactgttaatcaagctgaattgctattgaataatatgatgagtaatgaaaataattggacacttcctgaaccaactcctaagccagctccgaagaaaaggggtattctatttctcagacctgaagatatgcaagaggcaaataaatctatgaaagaaaagggtattaaagctgaagatgttaagaatttaccacctattgaagaaatacatggtcttgataacccgacacaggtagtaaaggtaaattctctctatagatttgatgaaggtgatattccttgttataagtctgctagccaatgcttagatgagtttgataattttattgttaaacaagaaaacttcaatgcttatgttggtagacaattgaaacgaaatgcttatatgattgaacacttgagtagTTATATGTCGAGTGTTtag